The following proteins come from a genomic window of Phnomibacter ginsenosidimutans:
- the recG gene encoding ATP-dependent DNA helicase RecG translates to MQHGPSILESPIEYLKGVGPQRGDMLRKELNIHSFGDLLEHFPYRHIDKTRVFPISAIAPGMEMVQVRGILGEPEEIGEKGRKRLSAILRDGTGELELTWFQGVQWVKKMLVPGRQYVVYGKVAWFKNRPSITHPEIEPADEENVAGRNFLEPVYPTTEKLKTKFITGRALGKLTAALLPQISPRDVPEFLPASIMAAGKLMPRFEAYRNIHFPPDQASYDAALRRLKFEELFVLQIKLNQVKIKRHQLSKGVIFHQVGALFNEFYANHLPFALTNAQKRVIKEIRTDCGRGHQMNRLLQGDVGSGKTIVALLSMLLAADNGFQSCLMAPTEILAQQHFAGISQLLKDMPVTVALLTGSVKAAERRKILQRAVDGEIHILIGTHALIEDTVQFKNLGFVVIDEQHRFGVEQRSKLWQKNEIPPHVLVMTATPIPRTLSMSLFGDLDCSVMDELPPGRQPITTVHRYESSRHNVLEFVGEEIQKGRQAYIIFPLIEESSKLEYENLMRGYENVKAFFPEPKFYISMVHGRMSAEEKDTNMQRFVKGDTQIMVSTTVIEVGVNVPNASVMVIESAEKFGLSQLHQLRGRVGRGSEKSFCILLTGPKLTSDARERLKIMCETNDGFRIAEKDMELRGPGDIEGTRQSGMLNFKLASIMHDKALMEAAQRMAENLLEEDVELMKPEHAALRQHLLAKKGKTFWSKIS, encoded by the coding sequence ATGCAGCATGGACCATCCATATTAGAATCGCCTATTGAATACCTGAAAGGCGTGGGACCGCAACGGGGCGATATGCTGCGCAAAGAATTGAACATCCACAGCTTTGGCGATTTGCTGGAGCATTTTCCGTACAGGCACATTGATAAAACACGGGTGTTTCCTATATCGGCCATAGCGCCGGGTATGGAAATGGTGCAGGTGCGGGGCATACTCGGAGAGCCGGAAGAAATAGGCGAAAAGGGTCGCAAAAGGCTGTCGGCTATTTTGCGGGATGGCACGGGAGAATTAGAACTCACCTGGTTTCAGGGCGTGCAATGGGTGAAGAAAATGCTGGTGCCCGGCAGGCAATATGTAGTGTATGGCAAAGTAGCCTGGTTTAAAAACCGACCCAGCATTACACATCCCGAAATAGAACCCGCCGATGAGGAAAATGTAGCAGGCCGAAATTTTCTGGAACCGGTTTATCCGACTACCGAAAAGCTCAAAACAAAATTTATAACGGGCAGGGCACTGGGCAAACTCACCGCTGCCTTGTTGCCGCAAATTTCTCCCCGTGATGTGCCCGAGTTTTTACCGGCATCTATTATGGCTGCGGGTAAGCTCATGCCGAGGTTTGAAGCGTACCGCAATATTCATTTTCCACCCGATCAGGCGAGTTATGATGCGGCGCTGCGCCGGTTGAAGTTTGAAGAATTGTTTGTGCTGCAAATCAAACTCAATCAAGTAAAAATCAAACGCCATCAGTTGAGCAAGGGCGTCATCTTTCATCAGGTGGGGGCGTTGTTCAATGAGTTTTATGCAAATCATTTACCCTTTGCACTCACCAATGCGCAAAAACGGGTGATTAAAGAGATACGCACCGACTGTGGTCGTGGCCATCAAATGAACCGCTTGCTGCAAGGCGATGTGGGCAGTGGCAAAACCATTGTGGCCTTGCTCAGCATGTTGTTGGCCGCCGACAATGGTTTTCAAAGCTGCCTGATGGCACCCACGGAAATACTGGCGCAGCAACACTTTGCGGGCATTAGCCAATTGCTGAAAGACATGCCCGTTACGGTGGCCTTACTTACGGGTAGTGTAAAAGCCGCCGAACGCAGGAAGATTTTACAACGGGCTGTTGATGGAGAAATTCATATCCTCATTGGTACCCATGCACTCATAGAAGACACGGTGCAATTCAAAAACCTCGGTTTTGTGGTGATTGATGAACAGCATCGTTTTGGGGTAGAGCAGCGCAGTAAGCTGTGGCAAAAAAATGAGATACCACCGCATGTATTGGTGATGACGGCAACACCCATCCCCCGTACACTCAGCATGAGTTTGTTTGGCGATCTGGATTGCTCGGTGATGGATGAACTGCCGCCCGGCAGGCAACCCATTACCACGGTGCATCGCTACGAAAGCAGCCGTCACAATGTGCTGGAATTTGTGGGCGAAGAAATTCAGAAAGGCCGGCAGGCATATATCATTTTTCCGCTGATAGAAGAAAGCAGCAAACTGGAATATGAAAACCTGATGCGGGGCTATGAAAATGTGAAAGCATTTTTTCCAGAACCGAAGTTTTACATCAGCATGGTGCATGGGCGCATGAGTGCCGAAGAAAAAGACACCAACATGCAACGGTTTGTAAAAGGCGACACTCAAATTATGGTGAGTACAACTGTAATTGAAGTGGGGGTAAATGTGCCGAACGCCAGTGTGATGGTGATAGAAAGTGCCGAAAAGTTTGGTTTGAGCCAATTGCACCAGCTGCGGGGCAGGGTGGGCCGCGGCAGCGAGAAAAGCTTTTGCATTTTATTAACCGGCCCCAAATTAACCTCCGACGCCCGGGAACGGTTAAAGATTATGTGTGAAACCAACGATGGTTTTCGCATAGCAGAGAAAGACATGGAGCTGCGCGGCCCCGGCGATATTGAAGGCACCCGCCAAAGCGGCATGCTCAATTTTAAGCTGGCCTCCATCATGCACGACAAAGCATTGATGGAAGCAGCGCAACGTATGGCAGAGAATTTGCTGGAAGAAGATGTGGAACTAATGAAGCCGGAGCATGCAGCTTTGCGTCAACACTTGTTGGCCAAAAAAGGAAAAACGTTCTGGTCGAAGATTTCCTGA
- the trpS gene encoding tryptophan--tRNA ligase — translation MSKERVLTGIRPTGFLHLGNYFGATRNFLQMQQAYDCYVFVADWHSLTTHPDTKELQNSVRRVVAENIACGLNPDEITLYVQSDVPEISELYLYLNMLAYKGELEKTTTFKEKVRQHPDNVNAGLLTYPVLQAADILIHRAGKVPVGKDQEQHLEMARNFAQRFNFRYGAGEEILPEPQAFNYSGGELIKILSLDGNGKMSKSENAMNTIYLCDEADLLRKKIMKAKTDQGPAEPNSPKPDYIENLFTLMKLVSSADTVAKFETDYNNSSTGNVVIRYGDMKKQLAEDMVNFLQPIREKTNELLNNPEALGKVMQAGKDKARASAAETIRMVREAVGVKYY, via the coding sequence ATGAGTAAAGAACGAGTGTTGACGGGCATCAGGCCCACCGGTTTTCTGCATTTGGGCAACTATTTCGGGGCCACCCGCAATTTTTTGCAAATGCAACAAGCGTACGATTGTTATGTGTTTGTGGCCGACTGGCATAGCCTCACCACGCACCCCGATACCAAGGAACTGCAAAACAGCGTACGCCGTGTGGTAGCCGAAAACATTGCCTGCGGTCTCAATCCCGACGAAATAACCTTGTACGTGCAAAGCGATGTGCCCGAAATTTCGGAGCTCTATCTCTACCTGAATATGCTGGCCTACAAAGGCGAGTTGGAAAAGACTACCACGTTTAAAGAAAAAGTGCGTCAGCACCCTGACAATGTGAATGCCGGTTTGCTCACCTATCCGGTGTTGCAGGCGGCTGATATTCTCATACACCGGGCAGGCAAAGTGCCCGTGGGCAAAGACCAGGAGCAACACCTGGAAATGGCCCGCAATTTTGCGCAGCGTTTCAATTTCCGCTATGGTGCTGGTGAGGAAATTTTGCCCGAACCACAAGCGTTCAACTACAGCGGCGGCGAACTCATTAAAATTTTGAGCCTCGATGGCAATGGCAAAATGAGCAAGAGCGAAAATGCGATGAACACCATTTACCTCTGCGACGAAGCTGATTTGCTGCGCAAAAAAATCATGAAGGCCAAAACCGACCAGGGACCTGCAGAGCCCAACAGCCCTAAGCCCGATTATATCGAAAACCTGTTTACCCTTATGAAACTGGTGAGCAGCGCCGATACCGTGGCCAAGTTTGAAACCGACTACAACAACAGCAGCACCGGCAATGTGGTGATTCGCTATGGCGATATGAAAAAGCAATTGGCCGAAGACATGGTGAATTTTTTGCAACCCATCCGCGAAAAAACCAATGAGCTGCTCAACAACCCCGAAGCACTGGGCAAGGTGATGCAGGCCGGCAAAGACAAAGCCCGGGCCAGCGCCGCCGAAACCATTCGCATGGTGCGGGAAGCCGTTGGTGTGAAATACTATTAA
- a CDS encoding DUF4382 domain-containing protein → MKRIHFSFGLSLLLLAFTLVFSACSKSGADESSSSVALYLTDGPGEFDAVNIDIQKVEVKVDTNRAHKNDDNFGRGDNDNDDHLGRSDAFGFWVDLNVTPGVIDVLTLRNGIEQKLGEAGISGGTVRKVRITLGSNNTVVKNGVTYNLTLFNPVNNYVYIPIFDKHRERGIGNGIKVWMDFDVASSIVEVNGQFFLKPVIRPFCNANFGTVAGTVKPAEAKAVVRISDGAGFNAVALPNREGNYKLRGLPDGTYTVTFEGIAPYIAQTKTNVVVKKGETTKLETVTLLK, encoded by the coding sequence ATGAAACGCATCCATTTTTCATTTGGCCTTTCCCTGTTGCTGCTTGCTTTTACCCTTGTTTTTTCTGCCTGTTCTAAATCGGGAGCCGATGAAAGCAGTTCGTCAGTGGCACTCTACCTGACGGACGGACCGGGTGAGTTCGATGCCGTCAACATCGACATTCAAAAGGTGGAAGTAAAAGTAGACACCAACCGGGCACACAAAAACGACGACAATTTTGGCCGTGGCGACAATGACAATGATGATCATTTGGGTCGCAGCGATGCCTTTGGTTTTTGGGTAGATCTGAACGTAACACCGGGCGTGATTGACGTACTCACTTTGCGCAATGGTATTGAGCAAAAGCTGGGCGAAGCCGGCATTAGCGGTGGCACGGTGCGTAAGGTGCGCATTACCCTCGGCAGCAACAACACCGTTGTAAAAAATGGTGTTACCTACAACCTCACCCTTTTCAATCCCGTGAACAATTATGTGTACATCCCCATCTTTGATAAGCACCGCGAAAGAGGCATTGGCAATGGCATCAAAGTCTGGATGGATTTCGACGTGGCCAGTTCTATTGTAGAAGTGAATGGTCAGTTTTTCCTTAAGCCAGTCATTCGTCCTTTCTGCAACGCCAATTTTGGTACGGTAGCCGGTACCGTAAAACCTGCTGAAGCCAAAGCTGTGGTACGCATCAGCGATGGCGCCGGTTTCAATGCCGTAGCACTGCCCAACCGCGAAGGCAACTACAAACTGCGTGGCCTGCCCGATGGTACGTACACTGTAACCTTTGAAGGCATTGCCCCCTATATTGCCCAAACCAAGACCAATGTAGTGGTGAAAAAAGGAGAAACCACCAAGCTCGAAACCGTCACACTGTTGAAATAA